From the Musa acuminata AAA Group cultivar baxijiao unplaced genomic scaffold, Cavendish_Baxijiao_AAA HiC_scaffold_1059, whole genome shotgun sequence genome, the window CTAATACTGGCTGGCTATatctattttgatgatttcaggatttccaccacacacacacaccttgTGTTTTCAAGATACCAGACATATCTGCACGAACTACACGATACAAGTCTACCATGTGCATGTAGAACAATGACAGAAGACTTATCTCTAGATCCTGTACATCTACAAGCTGTTCGGAAGTGGCTCATTGTGACAATCTGAAGTGAGATCTTAGCATCTGGGATCAGACTCGTGTCCCACGACAGGGTTGAACCTATATGTTGATCTAAACTTGTTGTCGGGTATAGATGTAACCAGCTTCGGCCTCCAATGACCTAATACTGAGAGGATTTGCAGCATGAGTCATCCGAGTATTACTCTGTGTATCTGCCAACGTTTGGAAATATGCATGCGGGCCCCAACCTGCACAATAAGAATCAAACGTTAAAAGCTTCCAATGACCAACATGTATGTCAGGGCTATCCTGAATCCATTTCACAAAATAAAACATGTAACAAAATGTATTAACTACACTGGCATTTGATCGAACGGACCACACACCATATATCAACTTTCAAGATGTATCATAAGAAATTACCATGAGCTCATGCACCAGAGTATCAAATCATTGTACTGTGTAATAATGGTGTTTACACCATTGATAATGTATGTTCCACAGGTATCATATAATGAATGTATCCTATAATAGAGTTTCCATAAGCAGTCCTGATGTCCCGGACAAGGATAACGGACATGGCCGGTTGGAAACTGTAGTTGTTTTTCCTAGGGGTTGGTACCTAACTTTTCTTCTAAGAGGGTGAGACAACATTTGACAGTAAAAATCAAGATAATTATGAAGTTCAGCGGGTTAAAATCATTTTCCCTGGCAACACTAAAGATCTCTTCAATCTCAAATTGCTCGAGTACCATAAATCATACCAAAATAgaacaaagaaaatgaaagtgaGGGGATTCGTGAGCACCATTTGTATCATGTGGTGGTGGGAAGAACTGCAGATAACAAAACGAAGCAACTATCAGTCCTGCAAAAAAGAAATGGAAAACAAAGGAAGAGTTATATAATTGGCATCAACAAAACAAACATTTACATTAAATCCATTATGATATAGCCTAACAATACAAACCTAAAGAACCACCAGCAAACACATCTTGCCAATGATGCCAATAGTCATCCACTCGAGAAATCGCCACAAGAGATGCACAAAGTAGGGGAAATAATACAATGCAGAGTTTTGCAATGTGGCCCCTTCTATCAAAAGCTTGGATTTTCCCTGCAAGGTACCATGAAAGAAATCCTAGTCCTGCAAAAGACCCTGAGTGCACATGGGCTTGATGAGTAGAACAACAAGTTTGCATGAATTTCTGTGATAAATTTTTTgcgcattctccaataagcaacaAGTTTACTGGCATCTACAAAATGTAGCTGCAGAAAATTTGATTCTACAAGCACTAGAAGAATTAAGTAACATAATGAGTAAACAAATTCTAGCCACAAAGCGGCTGACTACGGGTTGTTAAGCTCCAGTTCTTTTGTGGTTCGAATTGTTCATTGAGTTAAAGCTTACTACATATGCATCAAATGAATTTTTAGACATGAATCCAAGTGTATACTAACCTAGTAGAATCGAACATGGTTGGCAGCGCAGCATATAAACATATTTAATCAATTAGAAAATGAGATTGCTTTGACAATAAAAAATTAGAGCACAAAGAATTTTAACTTAGAACTCCAAGAATTTTATCTCCCTATTTTTCTATTAGTCTTTCGATAGTTacctcccactatttttctataaaagatcaatagtaaaAAAATGCACCACCTTAAGGATTTTTGCCCAACACTCCAAATAAGTTGAAGTTACTAACTTCACAAGTTGAAGTTAGTAATAAAATGATACCTATCAAGTCATGGCAACTAAAACTAGAGGGAATAGGTCTGGTGCCCTTCCTGATCACACCCAATCTAAGTAAAACCACCATTGTTTGCTTGATCAGCTGATTGTGATATGACCCAGCCCAGAACTGGAATCAACCAGGAGTGGCCATGTTATGGTCAATTTATTGGCCTTAAACTGGCTGGTAACTGAAACTAAAACAGAAATCCAGGTTGATTCCaggtgaacccaagaaagaagatAGGAGAAAGGAAGGCATGGAGAGGAAATTGAGAAGAAAAGAATCTTGCTAGTGAATTTGGAGGATATGAGATTTCAGCATTTGCATTCATGTGAAGCCTTAAGCCTTTTTCCATCTAGTACTATTAACTTAAATAGATTTGTATTGTATACTAAGCATACAACATGCATGCATTTGGTTAGTTCATAATATTATCTTTGAGATTATGAACAGATCAgtttaatagaaaataaaaaaatatatgcagATCAAATTCTAATTCGATAATAAACGATGTTTCAGTACATTAACTGGGCATGCTTTAATTTGTGAAAGAATATGACAAACTAAACCTCAGTACTTGGTTAATCTAATGCATTGTCAAGCTTAATTTACAAAATGCtattaaaagagaaagatttttCTAGTAATAAATTACCATTAAATAAATATCTTCAGATATTCCATAAAGATACCATTGGTGATGGCAATATCAAATCATTCCATATTGTTCCCGATAAGCTTGTATACAGTTACCAAAAACAAACACCTTGTTGAGCTATCAGGCAAACGAGAGGACCTAAAACCTGTCACCATGTGGTAGTCACAAGAAGCGAGGATTTGAATGTCTCATGCGACTAATAATCATAACCCAAGTGTAAAAACACGTGACCATGCCCACGAAAAGGGCATATGGAGCGATAATTGACTTCAAATTATGATGCATCGACAGTTAGCCCAATCTCACTGGGTCCACCAATACAAACATAGGTGCAGTCCTACACTTGCTCATGTACCCAATTTGTTGCAACCAGATCCTAAACTAATACTGCAAAGATGCTCTCAGAATATGGGTACTGACACCTGTGTTGCCTATTTGTTAAATACTATTCACATGGCATGCTATATTCCATGTGAACTAATTAGGGGTCTCACACCTGTGTTGCCTATATTATATTACAGGAAATAAAACAGTGACATTATAAGCGATTGAAGCTACAGATAATTGAACAGTTGCAGAAAAAGTATCTCATGCATGACAAATTTTTTGATGTTTTCTTGAACTTGAGATATTTACATCAGAAGGATAAAAAAACTGGAAGAAATCTCTGTGTGTGTCTAGTAGCATTATCCTTTTCAAAAGTTTCAAAAGCTGAAGATACGATCAAGAAACTATAATGAGTTTTACTGCTGCATCACTTACATGAGGAGTGGCCACTAGGAAAACTTTTGTGTCCTTCCTTTATAACATTGTTTTCTCCATTGCATATAACATTTGTTGTGACATTGTCATAAACCTACAGGCATGTGTATCAGCAAATACTGATGAGTTTTATGCAATACACAGTGGTGAATACAGATATGGGTTTCTAGGTCAAGGACAAAGGAAATAAATTATAAACCACCTCTTTTCCATCAGGAAAACAGCGCCAAAAGAAGTCAGGTCGAGGTCGGCCTACTGCATCCTTAATGGCATCTGTTATCACCCCAGTAATGAGCACAGAGTACAGGAGACCTGCACATACATGTTGCCAATAGACTGTTTAATCCACCTTGTACTGAGAAGAAAACTTGCTCTACGCCTGAAACGATACAAAGATAGTAGACAAACCCAGGATCGCATGATGCAAATCGTATACATCCCTTCTTCTGAAGTAAATTGCAAGAAAGATTACAAAAGGCAAGATAATCCCAATCACCTGTAATAATGCAAATTGTGATGGGTACGTCATCCATAAGAAAGTTACGTAAAATATCAAAATTCCAAAGAAGAGCATACTGGAACAGCCCAAAATGGCACCGTGTTACTTTTCAGTGGGTATTTCAGATCAGTCATCATGTCTCTCCCCACAAAACGATGAAATGGTTCTATAACATTCAATATGACTTCTATTACAACAAGAAGTAGTAGTATTATCCAGTCATGCATGTGGAATCTTGCAACCTTCACCCCATGAGATTGCACCGTGTGAGCACCCAACTGTATATCCGCCATTGTCTTTCCCTGGAATTGACATGAACAATTTCTTCAGCAAATAATGTCAGCATGGCCTACAAACTCTAGTAAATTGCAACAAGAGCAATATAAAGTGGTTGCCGATGGAAGGACAATAGATGGTCATAGAGTAATACATGGTTCCAAGATCATGCAAATTGATGCGAATGAAGATGCATCAGTCATATGCATTATTTTGCTGCACGAGAGCAAACCAAGGACGAAACAATCATGCCAAGTTTGGTACAAAAGGATGCCTTTCTTTCTTGCACCTAGTGGCCTGCTCTATAGGTTCAACGTGGGACATGGGATGCCAGATACCTTTCCCTGTCTTCATCAATGTAAGATACATTGCTACCATCGACGCATCCAACAATGCTTTTAAGGAGACGAGATCACCATAACATCAAGGCGAGTAATTAGAAAAAGTAATAACTAGAAAGAATTCTCCGGTCCTAGACTGGATGGATCATTTACATCGAGAGGAGATCAGGGTTCCGCATATCAACTCAGCCATTGATGTCATCTCCGCCAAACCTCTACAAGACTCCGCAGTCCCGTGATCATCTTCCCATTGAGTCCCCCGTGACATCAGTAACACTGGAGGCAACTTCAGTCGCGGAGCACGGATTCAGTTTCGAGAACACAGAAATCGTTGGCCACCGGTGGGCAAAATGATTCGAGAAAGAGAAGAACAAAACAAGAAAATCACAGGAGGAGAGGGAAAAGATGAACGAAGCGGATGAAAGAGATGAACTTGACTTAACGACGACCCCAGGAGAAATGAAATGACCTTTCACCTCAGAGCGGCCTc encodes:
- the LOC135666016 gene encoding lipid phosphate phosphatase 2-like isoform X1, which encodes MADIQLGAHTVQSHGVKVARFHMHDWIILLLLVVIEVILNVIEPFHRFVGRDMMTDLKYPLKSNTVPFWAVPVIGIILPFVIFLAIYFRRRDVYDLHHAILGLLYSVLITGVITDAIKDAVGRPRPDFFWRCFPDGKEVYDNVTTNVICNGENNVIKEGHKSFPSGHSSWSFAGLGFLSWYLAGKIQAFDRRGHIAKLCIVLFPLLCASLVAISRVDDYWHHWQDVFAGGSLGLIVASFCYLQFFPPPHDTNGWGPHAYFQTLADTQSNTRMTHAANPLSIRSLEAEAGYIYTRQQV
- the LOC135666016 gene encoding lipid phosphate phosphatase 2-like isoform X2, encoding MADIQLGAHTVQSHGVKVIGIILPFVIFLAIYFRRRDVYDLHHAILGLLYSVLITGVITDAIKDAVGRPRPDFFWRCFPDGKEVYDNVTTNVICNGENNVIKEGHKSFPSGHSSWSFAGLGFLSWYLAGKIQAFDRRGHIAKLCIVLFPLLCASLVAISRVDDYWHHWQDVFAGGSLGLIVASFCYLQFFPPPHDTNGWGPHAYFQTLADTQSNTRMTHAANPLSIRSLEAEAGYIYTRQQV